One region of Eupeodes corollae chromosome 1, idEupCoro1.1, whole genome shotgun sequence genomic DNA includes:
- the LOC129949299 gene encoding uncharacterized protein LOC129949299 has translation MIKDLTNFKKAPKERRVKSYATGRLSKLEDDLSTSKSYHEAIIGAGMLEENLKTEELEVVYEQINDIYLEYRAELVEAIEKSSPMIAALSDTGAPPLSTAASSSHTGIRLPRIDLPKFDGSYTTWRAFQDRFQALVHNNKSIDDIDKLHFLQSCLIGDANRFLQNLSVEAANYDKAWELLKERYDHKRILVHIQMQKLFGQPSVPCETAAGLRDLLYTTRECCLALENMDVPVSKWDTVLIWFLNQKLPGTSQKLWEERLGNRKDLPNFKEFTDFLETRFRTLEVVGQQETRAAGRNKDEPLVNPRPRFQPAKAKVLHAKQVVKQPVKPIAKTVPVEQLLCKLCNQTKHTLRRCQQFLNMDIMGRKETVRRLKQQQQPTTSNTSAQARNNRTNTLQASVNPHAPEFQPMTGQQLQSNGYTLNYHTSHGDRRQTHQVLLATAVVKARAADGKLRLLRALIDTGSETSFITEAAAQLLKLEKRRTIAEVSGLGLVSSGITQHSVEVRFASRHSTFETAVQALVFKSLTGHLPTQRVTPGNWDHLKGLSLADPHLCEPAPIDLLLGSDVCAQILLPEIRRPEDGIGPVAQKTELGWIVFGQVSPDSPRQVRSFAQIADLSSQLEKFWDIEETPFQPHQTEDDIACDKHFSMHTKRLPDGRYEVKLPFKGEGCPAMGSSRQSAYRRFLHLEKKLESNSKFRADYNKCLKEYEELHHMEEIDVNDAVLQTPFHYFLPHHAVFKEASSTTKLRVVFDAAAKASDGKSLNDRLLVGPKLQSSIIDLVLKWRTHRVTFTADIEKMYRQILVSFPDRYYQLIMWREQKTSPVRIYKMNTVTFGTASAPYLAIKILKRVADDEEANFPEGAKVVREDMYVDDLISGADSIIEARTKRDEARKLLASAGLNLRKWTSNTKELIEDIPVQDRELDFELPFNLSNHVKTLGIKWFPVDDYFSYQNLQPTTDATTKRSMLSTIAKLFDPLGWISPCIITAKIMMQRLWELGCDWDEPIPPALEKDWNAFLRELPIIERLRIPRWTHMSKTNKAIELHGFCDASMKAYGAAVYIRVLDSDDNIHVHLLLSKTKVAPSQRTITLPRLELCGTVVLAQLMQYTKDVLAIPDVKMYAWTDSTIALAWIRATPAKWTTFVSNRVSEIQRLVGIDCWGHVATLHNPADLASRGVFPSELESLEVWWTGPEYLRLHWDFEVPHQPIEIDTEEEKRTVNVLTIQVDHNDCFLQAIYNCSSLLKVVRVIAYCYRFTINCQPKLGLIKGPLSPRELEAALLIVVKTAQKDMFKNEIQQVLENKIPKTLRSLNAFIDVNGILRVGGRLENSLLSYDAQHPILLQNNHHFTTLVVRDAHKNTLHGGIQQMIMYIRQKYWIGQIRRSVKYQLHRCSSCFRQKASEMQQLMANLPAPRVRMSRPFSHTGVDYAGPIEIKSWKARGAKILKGYFAVFICLATKAIHLEVVSDLTTSAFLAAFKRFTARRGSCKKIYSDCGTNFVGANNELTKMLKEASHDWKEIAKTLANHGTDWHFIPPASPHFGGLWEAGVKSVKYHLKRVVGTERLTFEELATLLTQIEACLNSRPLCPLSDSLDDLNALTPAHFLVGESLYAVPQGETNENVTHIDRWKRVQALAEGFWRKWNSEYLARLQQRPKWMKIQAMPKIGDLVLLKDERLPPTYWNLARIEGTHAGSDGLVRVVTVKTQTGHIKRPIAKICLLPSNESPEQTAIV, from the exons ATGATAAAGGATCTTACCAACTTTAAAAAGGCTCCAAAAGAGCGTAGGGTGAAATCTTATGCCACAGGACGTCTCAGTAAATTGGAAGACGATTTGTCCACGTCAAAATCCTACCACGAAGCCATCATTGGGGCAGGTATGCTGgaagagaatttaaaaacagaagagTTAGAGGTGGTATATGAACAAATAAATGATATATACCTTGAATATCGTGCAGAGTTAGTAGAGGCAATCGAGAAATCTTCGCCAATGATTGCGGCTTTGTCAGATACGGGTGCTCCGCCCCTTTCTACAGCTGCATCATCATCGCATACGGGGATTCGACTACCTCGAATCGATCTGCCAAAATTCGACGGTTCATATACCACCTGGCGTGCTTTTCAAGATAGGTTCCAGGCTCTCGTCCACAATAATAAGAGCATAGACGACATTGACAAACTGCACTTTTTACAATCATGTCTAATTGGTGACGCAAAtcgatttttgcaaaatttgtcaGTGGAGGCAGCGAATTATGATAAGGCTTGGGAGCTTTTGAAGGAAAGGTATGACCATAAGCGCATTCTGGTCCACATCCAAATGCAGAAGCTTTTTGGCCAACCTTCCGTACCGTGTGAAACTGCTGCTGGTCTTCGGGATCTTCTCTACACAACAAGAGAATGTTGTCTGGCGTTAGAAAACATGGACGTTCCGGTATCTAAGTGGGATACGGTTCTCATTTGGTTCCTTAACCAAAAACTTCCTGGTACGAGCCAAAAACTATGGGAAGAGAGGTTAGGAAATAGAAAGGACTTAccaaatttcaaagaatttacCGATTTTTTGGAAACTCGTTTCCGGACTTTGGAAGTTGTTGGCCAGCAGGAAACTAGAGCGGCAGGCAGAAACAAAGATGAGCCACTCGTCAATCCAAGGCCTCGTTTCCAGCCAGCCAAAGCAAAGGTGTTGCATGCTAAACAGGTCGTTAAGCAGCCGGTCAAACCAATTGCGAAGACAGTTCCTGTTGAGCAGTTGTTATGTAAATTGTGCAACCAAACCAAGCACACGCTGAGAAGATGTCAACAATTCCTCAACATGGACATCATGGGGCGAAAGGAGACAGTACGCAGACTAAAA caacaacagcaaccaaCAACGTCGAATACATCTGCTCAGGCGAGGAATAACCGTACAAATACTCTTCAGGCGTCTGTGAACCCTCACGCGCCTGAATTCCAGCCGATGACGGGACAACAACTCCAATCAAACGGATACACTTTAAATTACCACACGTCGCATGGTGATCGTCGACAAACACACCAGGTGCTTCTAGCGACAGCAGTTGTGAAGGCGCGAGCAGCAGATGGGAAGCTACGCCTTCTACGTGCTCTGATCGACACAGGCTCAGAAACGTCCTTCATCACAGAAGCTGCCGCACAACTGCTGAAGTTAGAAAAGCGACGTACCATTGCCGAGGTGTCTGGGTTAGGGTTGGTCAGCAGCGGCATAACGCAACACTCCGTCGAAGTACGTTTTGCGTCCCGACACTCGACGTTTGAGACAGCTGTACAAGCTTTGGTATTCAAGTCGCTGACTGGGCATCTCCCGACCCAACGAGTGACACCCGGCAATTGGGACCACCTCAAAGGTCTTTCCTTGGCAGACCCCCATCTCTGTGAGCCTGCACCAATCGATCTTTTACTCGGAAGTGACGTTTGCGCTCAGATTCTCCTTCCTGAGATAAGGCGTCCAGAGGATGGCATCGGTCCGGTCGCACAAAAAACCGAATTGGGATGGATTGTTTTTGGACAAGTCTCACCAGATTCTCCTCGGCAAGTTCGCAGTTTTGCCCAAATTGCTGACTTGAGCTCACAACTTGAGAAATTTTGGGATATTGAAGAAACGCCGTTCCAGCCACATCAGACTGAAGATGACATTGCATGTGACAAACACTTTTCGATGCACACAAAGCGCCTACCTGACGGACGTTATGAGGTTAAGCTGCCCTTCAAAGGTGAAGGCTGTCCAGCGATGGGGTCCAGTCGACAAAGCGCTTATAGACGATTTCTGCATTTAGAAAAGAAGCTTGAGAGCAATTCGAAGTTTCGTGCAGACTAtaacaaatgtttaaaagagTATGAAGAACTCCATCACATGGAGGAAATTGATGTAAATGATGCGGTTTTACAAACCCCATTTCACTACTTTTTGCCCCATCATGCGGTTTTTAAAGAAGCTAGCTCCACTACGAAGCTGAGAGTAGTATTTGATGCAGCAGCGAAAGCTTCGGACGGGAAATCCCTCAACGACCGGCTACTTGTGGGTCCAAAATTGCAGTCGAGCATCATAGATCTCGTTCTAAAATGGCGGACTCACCGAGTCACATTTACGGCCGACATCGAAAAAATGTACAGACAAATTTTGGTTAGTTTCCCAGACCGATACTATCAGCTGATCATGTGGAGAGAGCAAAAGACGTCACCTGtaagaatttacaaaatgaaTACAGTTACTTTTGGCACAGCAAGTGCGCCGTATCTTGCCATCAAGATATTGAAAAGAGTAGCGGATGATGAAGAAGCCAATTTTCCGGAAGGGGCGAAGGTTGTCCGTGAGGACATGTATGTCGACGACCTTATAAGTGGAGCAGATTCAATCATAGAAGCACGGACGAAACGTGACGAAGCAAGGAAACTATTGGCATCTGCGGGGCTTAATTTGAGAAAATGGACGAGTAACACAAAAGAACTCATCGAAGACATACCAGTTCAAGATCGAGAGCTCGACTTTGAACTTCCGTTCAATTTGTCGAACCATGTTAAGACTCTCGGCATCAAATGGTTTCCTGTCGACGACTACTTTTCGTACCAAAATCTTCAACCTACAACTGATGCTACCACCAAAAGATCCATGCTGTCGACTATAGCCAAACTGTTTGATCCTCTTGGTTGGATCTCGCCGTGCATCATAACCGCAAAAATCATGATGCAGCGATTGTGGGAGCTCGGTTGTGACTGGGACGAACCGATTCCACCAGCCTTGGAAAAAGATTGGAATGCTTTTCTACGAGAACTTCCAATCATCGAACGACTTCGCATCCCGCGGTGGACCCACATGAGCAAGACCAACAAGGCCATCGAACTGCACGGGTTTTGCGACGCATCGATGAAAGCTTATGGTGCAGCAGTCTACATCCGTGTTCTGGACAGCGATGACAACATCCATGTACATTTGCTTTTGTCAAAGACGAAAGTAGCACCAAGTCAACGAACTATCACTCTTCCACGCCTTGAACTGTGTGGTACTGTTGTCTTAGCCCAGTTGATGCAATACACAAAGGACGTTTTGGCCATTCCCGATGTAAAAATGTATGCTTGGACGGACTCTACAATTGCACTTGCCTGGATACGCGCCACTCCCGCAAAATGGACCACATTTGTTTCCAACCGTGTGTCGGAAATCCAGCGATTAGTGGGGATCGATTGCTGGGGACATGTCGCAACGCTTCATAACCCAGCCGATCTGGCGTCCAGGGGTGTGTTTCCATCTGAATTGGAGTCATTAGAAGTTTGGTGGACCGGTCCGGAATACTTACGGCTACATTGGGATTTCGAGGTCCCGCATCAACCCATTGAAATCGACACCGAAGAAGAGAAGCGCACTGTAAACGTACTTACCATACAGGTAGACCACAACGACTGTTTCTTGCAAGCGATTTACAACTGTTCGAGTCTACTCAAAGTTGTACGAGTCATCGCTTACTGTTATCGCTTTACCATCAACTGTCAACCGAAGTTGGGGCTTATTAAAGGTCCACTAAGTCCCAGAGAATTAGAAGCAGCGCTACTGATCGTCGTCAAAACAGCACAAAAGGATATGTTCAAGAACGAGATTCAACAAGTTTTAGAAAACAAGATTCCCAAAACCTTACGATCGTTAAACGCATTCATCGATGTTAATGGGATCTTACGTGTAGGGGGACGTTTGGAGAACTCCCTCCTTTCTTATGATGCTCAACATCCgattttgttgcaaaataaCCATCATTTTACAACCTTAGTTGTCAGAGATGCCCACAAGAACACTCTTCATGGGGGCATCCAACAAATGATAATGTACATTCGTCAAAAATACTGGATTGGACAAATAAGAAGAAGTGTCAAGTATCAGCTGCATAGATGTTCTTCTTGCTTCCGGCAAAAGGCATCCGAAATGCAGCAGCTAATGGCAAATTTACCCGCTCCTAGAGTTAGGATGTCTCGACCATTCAGCCATACAGGTGTCGACTACGCCGGACCAATCGAGATAAAATCCTGGAAAGCACGCGGAGCAAAAATCCTAAAAGGGTACTTTGCAGTATTTATCTGTTTAGCCACGAAGGCAATTCATCTGGAAGTGGTATCAGATCTGACAACATCAGCTTTTTTAGCAGCATTCAAACGCTTTACTGCAAGAAGAGGAAGCTGCAAGAAAATATACAGCGATTGCGGAACTAATTTCGTTGGCGCGAATAACGAACTAACCAAGATGTTAAAAGAGGCAAGCCATGACTGGAAGGAAATCGCAAAAACCTTAGCAAATCACGGTACCGATTGGCACTTTATTCCTCCTGCTTCTCCACACTTTGGTGGATTATGGGAAGCAGGTGTGAAATCAGTCAAGTACCATCTTAAAAGAGTAGTCGGAACTGAAAGGTTAACTTTTGAGGAGCTCGCGACGCTTCTAACACAAATAGAAGCGTGTCTGAATTCGAGGCCCCTATGCCCTCTCTCCGACAGTCTTGACGATTTAAACGCGCTCACTCCTGCGCACTTCTTAGTCGGCGAATCATTATATGCAGTACCTCAAGGCGAAACTAACGAAAACGTAACACACATCGACCGGTGGAAACGTGTCCAAGCGCTGGCGGAAGGATTTTGGCGAAAATGGAACTCCGAATACCTGGCAAGGCTTCAACAGCGCCCAAAATGGATGAAAATCCAAGCAATGCCGAAAATCGGAGATTTAGTTCTGTTAAAAGACGAACGACTTCCACCGACCTACTGGAATCTCGCGAGAATTGAAGGTACCCATGCAGGATCGGACGGACTAGTACGTGTAGTTACCGTCAAGACACAAACTGGACACATTAAACGACCGATCGCGAAAATTTGTCTATTACCGTCAAACGAATCACCAGAACAAACAGCAAtcgtttaa